One Helicobacter pylori NCTC 11637 = CCUG 17874 = ATCC 43504 = JCM 12093 genomic window, GGTTTTAGTGGTGTTTGCGTTCTTGCGTAACGGCACGATCACCCTCGTTTCAGCGATCTCTATCCCTATTTCTATCATGGGGACTTTTGCGCTCATCCAATGGATGGGCTTTTCATTAAACATGCTCACCATGGTAGCTTTAACGCTAGCGATAGGGATCATCATTGATGATGCGATCGTGGTGATTGAAAACATCCATAAAAAGCTAGAAATGGGCATGAGTAAACGAAAAGCGAGCTATGAGGGGGTGAGGGAGATTGGCTTTGCTCTAGTAGCGATTTCAGCGATGCTGCTCTCTGTTTTTGTGCCTATAGGGAACATGAAAGGCATTATCGGGCGCTTTTTTCAAAGCTTTGGGATCACGGTGGCTTTAGCGATCGCTCTCTCGTATGTGGTGGTCGTTACGATTATCCCCATGGTAAGCTCAGTCGTGGTCAATCCCAGGCATTCTCGTTTTTATGTGTGGAGTGAGCCTTTTTTTAAGGCTTTAGAGTCTCGTTATACCAGATTGCTCCAATGGGTATTAAACCACAAGCTCATTATCTCTATAGCGGTGGTTTTGGTGTTTGTGGGTTCGCTTTTTGTGGCTTCCAAGATCGGTATGGAGTTCATGCTGAAAGAAGATAGGGGGAGGTTTTTAGTGTGGCTTAAGGCTAAACCGGGTGTGAGCATAGATTACATGACGCAAAAGAGTAAGATCTTTCAAAAAGCGATTGAAAAACATGCTGAAGTGGAATTCACCACTTTGCAAGTGGGTTATGGCACCACGCAAAACCCTTTTAAGGCTAAGATTTTTGTGCAGCTCAAGCCTTTAAAAGAGCGTAAAAAAGAACACCAATTGGGGCAATTTGAGTTGATGCGTGCTTTAAGGAAAGAGTTGAGAAGCTTGCCTGAAGCTAAAGGTTTAGATACTATTAATCTTTCTGAAGTTACTCTTATAGGGGGCGGTGGGGATAGTTCGCCCTTCCAAACCTTTGTGTTTTCCCATTCTCAAGAAGCGGTGGATAAAAGCGTGGAGAATTTGAGAAAATTCTTATTAGAAAGCCCTGAATTAAAAGGCAAGGTTGAAAGCTACCATACAAGCACGAGCGAATCGCAACCGCAATTGCAACTCAAAATCTTAAGACAAAACGCTAACAAATACGGCGTGAGCGCTCAAACCATTGGATCAGTGGTGAGTTCTGCTTTCTCTGGGACTTCTCAAGCGAGCGTGTTCAAAGAAGATGGCAAAGAATACGATATGATCATTAGAGTGCCTGATGACAAGCGCGTTTCTGTAGAAGACATCAAACGCTTGCAAGTGCGTAACAAATACGATAAATTGATGTTTTTAGACGCTTTAGTGGAAATCACAGAAACTAAAAGCCCGTCTAGTATTTCTCGCTATAACCGCCAACGCAGCGTTACGGTGCTTGCTGAGCCTAATAGGAATGCGGGCGTTTCTTTGGGCGAGATTTTAACGCAAGTGAGTAAAAACACGAAAGAATGGCTGGTTGAAGGGGCGAATTACAGATTTACCGGAGAAGCGGATAACGCCAAAGAGAGCAATGGGGAGTTTTTAGTCGCTTTAGCGACAGCGTTTGTGCTGATTTACATGATTTTAGCGGCGTTGTATGAGTCCATTTTAGAGCCTTTTATCATCATGGTTACCATGCCTTTAAGCTTTTCAGGGGCGTTTTTTGCTCTAGGTTTAGTGCATCAGCCTTTGAGCATGTTCTCTATGATAGGCTTGATCTTGCTCATTGGTATGGTGGGTAAAAACGCCACGCTTTTAATTGATGTGGCGAATGAAGAGCGTAAAAAAGGCCTGAATATCCAAGAAGCCATTTTGTTTGCCGGCAAAACCCGTCTGAGACCGATTTTAATGACGACCATTGCGATGGTTTGTGGGATGTTGCCTTTAGCGTTAGCGAGTGGGGATGGAGCAGCGATGAAATCCCCCATAGGGATTGCGATGAGTGGGGGCTTGATGATTTCTATGGTGTTAAGCTTACTCATTGTGCCAGTGTTTTATCGTTTGCTCGCTCCCATAGACGACAAAATCAAGCGGTTTTATCAAAACCAAAAAACTTTAGAATGAAAAAAATTGCTTTCATTTTGGCTTTATGGGTGGGCTTGTTAGGGGCGTTTGAGCCTAAAAAAAGTCATATTTATTTTGGGGCTATGGTGGGTTTAGCCCCTATTAAAATAACCCCAAAACCCGTTATCGACTCTTCTTATACGGCTTTTTTATGGGGGGCTAAAGGGGGGTATCAATTCGCTTTTTTTAAAGCTCTAGCGCTAAGGGGTGAATTTTCCTACCTTATGGCGATAAAACCCACCGCATTGCACACGATTAACACTTCTTTATTGAGCATGAATGTAGATGTATTGAGCGATTTTTACACTTACAAAAAATACAGCTTTGGGGTGTATGGGGGGCTTGGGATAGGGTATTTTTATCAAAGCAACCATTTAGGCATGAAAAATAGTTCGTTTATGGGTTATAACGGCTTGTTTAATGTGGGGCTTGGCAGCACGATCGATCGCCACCACCGCATAGAGCTTGGGGCTAAAATCCCTTTTTCAAAGACTAGAAATTCTTTTAAAAATCTTTATTTTTTAGAGAGCGTTTTTATCCATGCGAGTTATAGTTAC contains:
- the hefC gene encoding efflux RND transporter permease subunit HefC, which gives rise to MYKTAINRPITTLMFALAIVFFGVMGFKKLSVALFPKIDLPTVVVTTTYPGASAEIIESKVTDKIEEAVMGIDGIKKVTSTSSKNVSIVVIEFELEKPNEEALNDVVNKISSVRFDDSNIKKPSINKFDTDSQAIISLFVSSSSVPATTLNDYAKNTIKPMLQKINGVGGVQLNGFRERQIRIYADPTLMNKYNLTYADLFSTLKAENVEIDGGRIVNSQRELSILINANSYSVADVEKIQVGNHVRLGDIAKIEIGLEEDNTFASFKDKPGVILEIQKIAGANEIEIVDRVYEALKHIQAISPSYEIRPFLDTTSYIRTSIEDVKFDLVLGAILAVLVVFAFLRNGTITLVSAISIPISIMGTFALIQWMGFSLNMLTMVALTLAIGIIIDDAIVVIENIHKKLEMGMSKRKASYEGVREIGFALVAISAMLLSVFVPIGNMKGIIGRFFQSFGITVALAIALSYVVVVTIIPMVSSVVVNPRHSRFYVWSEPFFKALESRYTRLLQWVLNHKLIISIAVVLVFVGSLFVASKIGMEFMLKEDRGRFLVWLKAKPGVSIDYMTQKSKIFQKAIEKHAEVEFTTLQVGYGTTQNPFKAKIFVQLKPLKERKKEHQLGQFELMRALRKELRSLPEAKGLDTINLSEVTLIGGGGDSSPFQTFVFSHSQEAVDKSVENLRKFLLESPELKGKVESYHTSTSESQPQLQLKILRQNANKYGVSAQTIGSVVSSAFSGTSQASVFKEDGKEYDMIIRVPDDKRVSVEDIKRLQVRNKYDKLMFLDALVEITETKSPSSISRYNRQRSVTVLAEPNRNAGVSLGEILTQVSKNTKEWLVEGANYRFTGEADNAKESNGEFLVALATAFVLIYMILAALYESILEPFIIMVTMPLSFSGAFFALGLVHQPLSMFSMIGLILLIGMVGKNATLLIDVANEERKKGLNIQEAILFAGKTRLRPILMTTIAMVCGMLPLALASGDGAAMKSPIGIAMSGGLMISMVLSLLIVPVFYRLLAPIDDKIKRFYQNQKTLE
- a CDS encoding outer membrane beta-barrel protein; amino-acid sequence: MKKIAFILALWVGLLGAFEPKKSHIYFGAMVGLAPIKITPKPVIDSSYTAFLWGAKGGYQFAFFKALALRGEFSYLMAIKPTALHTINTSLLSMNVDVLSDFYTYKKYSFGVYGGLGIGYFYQSNHLGMKNSSFMGYNGLFNVGLGSTIDRHHRIELGAKIPFSKTRNSFKNLYFLESVFIHASYSYAF